The genomic stretch AACGAAACGTTTCAATACGTAAACTAAACACATAACAACAAACATGGAATCCATTCAAGCGATCAAACAACGTTTTGGAATCATTGGTAATGATCCTGCGCTCAATCGTGCTATTGAAAAAGCCATACAAGTATCGCCAACGGATATTTCTGTGCTAGTAACAGGCGAAAGTGGTGTTGGAAAAGAAAGTATTCCGAAAATAATTCACTCGCTTTCACACAGAAAACATGGAAAATACATTGCAGTAAACTGTGGCGCTATTCCTGAAGGAACTATTGACAGTGAATTATTTGGACACGAAAAAGGTTCTTTTACAGGCGCAACACAAACTCGAAACGGCTATTTTGAAGTTGCCGATAATGGAACTATTTTTTTAGATGAAGTTGGAGAATTGCCACTTACCACACAAGTACGTTTATTGCGTGTGTTGGAAAATGGCGAATTTATCAAAGTAGGTTCTTCCAAAGTGCAAAAAACAAACGTTCGAATTGTAGCAGCCACAAACGTAAACATGTTTGAAGCTATCAAAAAAGGAAAGTTTAGAGAAGATTTATACTATCGTTTAAGTACGGTTGAAATTTTGCTTCCGCCATTGCGCGCACGTAAAGAAGACATTCATTTACTTTTTAGAAAGTTTGCGTCTGACTTTGCTCTAAAATACAAAATGCCTTCCATTCGGTTGGATGAGCGTGCTGCTGAATTATTGATAAAATACCGTTGGAACGGAAACATTCGTCAATTGAGAAACGTAGCAGAACAAATTTCTGTATTGGAAGAAACAAGAGCGATTACACCAGAAACATTATTACAATATTTACCAAACACCTCTGGAAATTTACCTGCTGTAATCGAAAAGTCAAAAAGTGATAGCGACTTTAGTTCGGAACGTGAAATATTGTACAAAGTGCTTTTTGATATGAAAAGTGATTTGAATGATTTAAAAAAATTGACGATGGAACTCATGCAAAATGGTGTTTCAGAAAAAGTCAAAGATGAAAACGAAAGTTTAATTCAGAAAATTTATGGAGACGAAACTGATGAAGTTTTTCAGGAAGAAGAAGACGATTCGCCCGTAAAACTATTGCCAGTTTCTCAACAAAATGCTGTCGCAGAAGAAACAGATAAATATCACTTTGCAGAAGATGTGGAAGAAGAAGAAACGCTTTCCTTGCATGATAAAGAATTAGAATTGATCAAAAAATCGTTAGAACGCAACAAAGGAAAACGAAAAGCAGCAGCAAAAGAACTTGGAATTTCTGAGCGTACACTTTATAGAAAAATCAAACAATTTGATTTATAATTATATGAAAAAGATAAAAATTATAATTGCTACGCTTGTTGTAGCAATCACTTTAGTAAGTTGTGGCGTATACAACTTTACAGGAACAGGAGATTTGAATGCGAAAACATATCAAGTAAACTATTTCCAAAATAATGCGCCAATTATTGAACCTGGATTGGATAGAGATTTTACACTTGCTTTGCAGGATTTAATCCTAAACCAAACAAGTTTAGACTTAGTTAGAGCCAACGGAGATTTACTATATGAAGGCGAAATTGTAGAATACCGTGTATCGCCAATGAGTGCAACTGCAAACAATACAGCGTCGCAAAACCGTTTAACAATTGGTGTTCAAGTTCGTTTTACACATAAAAACAGACCTGAAGACGACTTTGATCAACGTTTCTCATTTTTCTATGATTATCCTGCATCTACACAATTAATAAGTGTACAAAGCACGGCATTTCAAGAAATATTTGACCGTATTACACAAGATATTTTCAACGCAAGTTTAGCAAAATGGTAATGATTTCAAGATGAATATTTCTGATTTTACATACATATTACAAAATCCAACGCAAATCAATGTTTCGCAAACCGAAGCAATTGAAGCAATTACGAAAGAGTTTCCGTACTTTCAGGCGGCGCGTGTTGTACACTTAAAAGGATTAAAAAATCAGGATAGTTTCAAATACAATCAAAACTTAAAAGTTGCTGCGGCGTATACAACAGATCGTAGTATTTTGTTTGATTTTATTACTTCGAGAACCTTTGATCAGCATAAAATTTCAAGTACAATCAAAGAATCGCACAACAATACCAATGAAATTGAAGTTGCTATTGAAGAAGTAAAAATAGATCAAAATCTATTAATGGAAGACGCAATTAAAACCAAGATTGAAGAAGCAAACGCCATTCTCGATCCTGATTTGTTTCAACCAAAAGTAACCGAAACATTGATTCCTATTGCGGCTGTTGCTGAAATTAAGAAAGACAAGAAGAAAAAAGGTAAGAAGAAAGACAAGAAAAAGAAAAAATCAAAAGATAAAAAAGTAGTTGCTAAAAAAATTGAAATTGAAACAATAGAAACTCCCGAAGAAACTTTACAACTTGGAAAACCATTAGCATTTGAGCAAAGTGAAAAGCATTCGTTTTCGCAATGGCTGCAATTGGCAAGTCTAAAACCTATTGACCGATCTGTTGACCAATCTCCTGAAAAGGAAGTCGTAAAAGAGCCGGAAATAGTAGCAAAAGAACCCAAAAGGAAAGCTTCAAAGGAGGAAAAAAGAAAAAGATTTGATCTTATAAGCAAATTCATAGACAAAAATCCGAAGATAAAACCGAAGCCAACACTTCAAAAAACGATCAACTTGGCAAGTGAGACAAACGTAGACCAGTCAATGCTTATGACGGAAACTTTGGCAAAAGTTTACTTGGAACAAAAGAAATATAAAAAAGCAATGAAAGCTTATGATATTTTAATTTTGAAATATCCAGAAAAAAGTGGTTTCTTTGCAGACCGAATTCGGGC from Kordia antarctica encodes the following:
- a CDS encoding sigma 54-interacting transcriptional regulator, producing MESIQAIKQRFGIIGNDPALNRAIEKAIQVSPTDISVLVTGESGVGKESIPKIIHSLSHRKHGKYIAVNCGAIPEGTIDSELFGHEKGSFTGATQTRNGYFEVADNGTIFLDEVGELPLTTQVRLLRVLENGEFIKVGSSKVQKTNVRIVAATNVNMFEAIKKGKFREDLYYRLSTVEILLPPLRARKEDIHLLFRKFASDFALKYKMPSIRLDERAAELLIKYRWNGNIRQLRNVAEQISVLEETRAITPETLLQYLPNTSGNLPAVIEKSKSDSDFSSEREILYKVLFDMKSDLNDLKKLTMELMQNGVSEKVKDENESLIQKIYGDETDEVFQEEEDDSPVKLLPVSQQNAVAEETDKYHFAEDVEEEETLSLHDKELELIKKSLERNKGKRKAAAKELGISERTLYRKIKQFDL
- the lptE gene encoding LptE family protein; translation: MKKIKIIIATLVVAITLVSCGVYNFTGTGDLNAKTYQVNYFQNNAPIIEPGLDRDFTLALQDLILNQTSLDLVRANGDLLYEGEIVEYRVSPMSATANNTASQNRLTIGVQVRFTHKNRPEDDFDQRFSFFYDYPASTQLISVQSTAFQEIFDRITQDIFNASLAKW